The genomic window TTAGCAAATAACTCGGCATCGTCATCATCTAAGAAATTACAATGCGCCATAACGGATTTTTCACGAAGCAGACCAAAATCGTGTAAAGCAAACGCATCGTTCTTATTAAATCGTTCTTTCACATACCCATGCTCCCAATCACTTTCGCTGCAGTGGGACTGAACATAAGTATCATATTTTACTGCTAATTCTCCTAAACCCTTCAATGCCTCATCCGTGCAACTAGGAATAAAACGCGGTGTTACAACTGGATAAACACCCTGTTTCGTTGATTTTGCTAATTCCTTGACGGCTAAAATAAATTCCTCCGTATCCGCTAAGGCTGTCTTCGCATCTGCATCCCGATAATATTCAGGGTTCTGCTCGGGATCATCCATTACAACCTTTCCGACTAAACCGCGTTGTCCCTTTTCAGCACATATTTTTGCTAATTCTAAACTAGCTTGTTTATGAACTGTGGCAAAATAAAGCGCCGTTGTTGTGCCATTTGCCAGCAAAGTGCTGACGACCTCCTGATAGACCTCGTTTGCAAAATCTAGATCAGCAAACTTGGACTCAATCGGGAAGGTATAGGTATTAAGCCAATCGTAGAGCGGAATATCTAATGCTGTACCAGACTGCGCCCATTGCGGTGCGTGAACATGTAAATCGACAAAACCAGGCAAAAAATACTGACCATCAGCTAAGCTATGGAAGTTTTCCTTGCCTTGATACTCATCTAGTAAGGATTGATAATCTCCATCATCCGGGGAAACCATTTTTTCAATCATTCCATCCGAATTAATATAGAAAAGATAGTCTCTTAAAATTTTAACTTCTTTAGGCGACTCGCTGGAAAAAGCAGTCCCTTTGAAAACCACCGAATATTTATTCATTTTTATACACCCTGTTTTTTAGTTTTTTGAAATAATATTCAAATATTATAAGTGATTAAAATAGTAAAGTCTAATTCACATTGTTAATTCACTAGCTTGCTTTTTCGATTGCCAAAAATAAAGAGGAGGATTGTACAGAAAAATATAACTTGCCCTATTATTCTATAAAATTTATAATTATCTTAACACTCGGACTTTTTTATAAATTACCCCCAAGTAAGAAGAGAAGCAAAACAATTGACGATTTTATCTATACATCTTAGTTGCTAGTTTATTTTATAAAAAGAATGGGGTAATAGAAAACCGATGGTGCAACATTCATAAGGGGGGTCATATAGTGAGTAAGAAGAATTTTATCTTTATTAGCATGCTGCTAGTTCTCAGTATGTTCTTAGCGGCTTGCGGCGGTGCCAAGAAAACAACCACCACTGAAACACCAAAAAACAACGAAAATGGTGGAGAAAAGCAAGAAGAAAAGGCTGAAGTGCCACAGAATTTACGAATAAATATTAATACGGAACCACCTTCTTTACATCCAGGTTTAGCGAAGGATACGACTTCTGGTGCAGTATTGCTTCAAACATTCGAAGGTTTAACACGTATTGATCAAGAAGGTAAGCCTGTAGAAGCGGCAGCAGAAAAAATTGAGGTTTCAGAAGACCAAAAGGTTTATACTTTTACTATTCGTGATGCACAATGGACAAATGGTGATCCTGTAACAGCAAATGATTTTGAATATGCTTGGAAATGGGCTTTAGACCCGAATAATCAATCTGAGTATGCATACCAGCTTTATTATATTAATGGTGCAGAAGCTGCAAATACTGCTGGCGGATCACTAGATGAAGTTGGTGTTAAAGCTTTAGATGAGAAAACGCTTGAAGTCACATTAGAAAACCCGACTCCATATTTTACAGAACTAACAGCGTTTTATACTTATTTTCCAATTAACAGCAAAGTAGCTGAAGCTAATCCAAATTGGGCTAACGATGCTGGTGAAAACTACACATCTAACGGACCTTTTGTTATGACGGAATGGGCTCATAGTGATAA from Bacillus sp. DTU_2020_1000418_1_SI_GHA_SEK_038 includes these protein-coding regions:
- the guaD gene encoding guanine deaminase, giving the protein MNKYSVVFKGTAFSSESPKEVKILRDYLFYINSDGMIEKMVSPDDGDYQSLLDEYQGKENFHSLADGQYFLPGFVDLHVHAPQWAQSGTALDIPLYDWLNTYTFPIESKFADLDFANEVYQEVVSTLLANGTTTALYFATVHKQASLELAKICAEKGQRGLVGKVVMDDPEQNPEYYRDADAKTALADTEEFILAVKELAKSTKQGVYPVVTPRFIPSCTDEALKGLGELAVKYDTYVQSHCSESDWEHGYVKERFNKNDAFALHDFGLLREKSVMAHCNFLDDDDAELFAKTGTAIGHCPISNAYFANSVIPIAHLHSKGVEIGLGSDISGGFSPSLFDNVRQAVMSSRMLEDGVNPNVPAEERGKPNSRITINEAFYLATAGGGESLSLPIGRLAENFAWDVQIIDTKIGTAKIPLFDENEELIDIFQKIMYLARPENIREVWVQGEKVHSRGE